In the Hordeum vulgare subsp. vulgare chromosome 7H, MorexV3_pseudomolecules_assembly, whole genome shotgun sequence genome, one interval contains:
- the LOC123408192 gene encoding uncharacterized protein LOC123408192, with translation MEARNPPSSPLRASDLLRHRRATEQFQDGHHVRLRSRETGAYLHADEDGRRVSLHHRRASMNAAWAVHIYQGYGDSQYVLLHSAAYGRYLAATNAPAPRGHSGRRVEQCDYEPWEEEYIRWQAVRVGSGDDVLLRNVAGRLRANGRYLSVDDFNSIGTMMHWVVEHIPARNDAPRLAAPTGQFLPNLRHARFLILPELGSWGFNWGFVFPVKEFRAVPCFVFDGSLELQLRLPRSLAFVLPWRVIQYEQEGAEESNASFAWESLVFRGRSAYHLRKELASRLGVAMDVSNLVMCVRAGMHGRLTPLVVDLPHSRETLDIIVVMPGTPDVNLRTSVNSYAIALVCNGCVLILAATLALPGAFLLDVTAVV, from the exons ATGGAAGCAAGAAACCCACCATCGTCTCCACTGCGCGCCTCTGATCTCCTGCGGCACCGAAGAGCCACGGAGCAGTTCCAGGACGGCCACCACGTGCGTCTGCGGAGCCGAGAGACCGGCGCGTACCTGCACGCCGACGAGGACGGGCGTCGcgtctccctccaccaccgccgggcGTCGATGAACGCGGCCTGGGCGGTGCACATCTACCAGGGATATGGAGATTCCCAGTACGTTCTCCTCCACAGCGCCGCCTACGGCCGCTACCTCGCCGCCACGAACGCGCCGGCGCCGCGAGGCCACAGCGGACGCCGCGTCGAGCAGTGCGACTACGAGCCGTGGGAGGAGGAGTACATCAGGTGGCAGGCCGTCAGGGTCGGCTCAGGGGACGACGTCCTGCTCCGCAACGTCGCCGGCCGCCTCCGCGCCAACGGGAGGTACCTCAGCGTCGACGACTTCAACAGCATCGGCACGATGATGCACTGGGTCGTGGAGCACATCCCCGCCAGGAACGACGCGCCTCGCCTTGCAGCTCCGACTGGG CAATTCTTGCCAAATTTGCGCCATGCCCGCTTCTTGATTCTTCCCGAATTGGGTTCTTGGGGATTCAATTggggatttgtgtttccggtcaaAGAATTCAGAGCAGTACCCTGCTTCGTATTTGATGGTTCTTTGGAACTGCAGCTCCGCCTTCCCAGAAGCCTCGCCTTCGTGTTGCCGTGGCGGGTGATACAGTACGAGCAGGAGGGCGCCGAGGAGTCCAACGCCAGCTTCGCCTGGGAATCACTCGTATTCAGGGGCAGGTCCGCATACCACTTGAGGAAGGAGCTGGCCAGCCGGCTGGGTGTCGCCATGGACGTCTCCAACCTCGTCATGTGCGTCCGAGCAGGTATGCACGGGCGGCTTACCCCACTGGTCGTCGACTTGCCCCACAGCCGCGAGACCCtcgacatcatcgtcgtcatgccCGGGACGCCAG ATGTCAACTTGAGAACCTCTGTGAACAGTTATGCAATTGCATTGGTTTGTAATGGTTGTGTTCTTATTCTTGCTGCTACTTTGGCGCTGCCGGGTGCATTTCTCTTAGATGTCACCGCTGTCGTTTGA
- the LOC123408191 gene encoding transcription elongation factor 1 homolog — MAKRKSMSSKMASRKKPAPKLETTFCCPFCNHPGGVSCTIDLKLFVASAVCYVCQEAYHTAAHHLTEPVDIYHDWIDACEKANQGVDAGDCCFKRQRRVGSGDDDSDA, encoded by the coding sequence ATGGCGAAGCGCAAGTCGATGAGCTCGAAGATGGCGTCCCGGAAGAAGCCGGCGCCGAAGCTGGAGACCACCTTCTGCTGCCCCTTCTGCAACCACCCCGGCGGCGTGTCCTGCACCATCGACCTCAAGCTCTTCGTCGCCAGCGCCGTCTGCTACGTCTGCCAGGAGGCCTACCACACCGCGGCGCACCACCTCACCGAGCCCGTCGACATCTACCACGACTGGATCGACGCCTGCGAGAAGGCCAACCAAGGCGTCGACGCCGGGGACTGCTGTTTCAAACGACAGCGGCGAGTCGGCAGCGGCGACGACGACAGCGATGCCTGA
- the LOC123408190 gene encoding uncharacterized protein LOC123408190, producing the protein MEQFQDGHHVRLRSRERGTYLHADEDGRGVSLHHRRASMNAAWVVHLYHGHVEYVLLHSAAYGRYLSATEAPAPLGHRGLRVELRDYAQPEVQAIMWQAAGADSGNDVLLWQFTGRCLRTNGRYLSWNNGVSAEDIEYTYKVSTMMHWVVEPIPAREGMPPLPRSTGLPFLGILAALLPSRLIVYARAGVDGTRISHGALVFRGRSVVRLRKKLARRLGDIKDVSNLVMCVEAGTFGRITPLAVDLPRSLRDLHIVVFAAGTPVRT; encoded by the exons ATGGAGCAGTTCCAGGACGGCCACCACGTGCGGCTGCGGAGCCGCGAGCGCGGCACGTACCTGCACGCCGACGAGGACGGGCGTGGcgtctccctccaccaccgccgggcGTCGATGAACGCGGCTTGGGTGGTGCACCTGTACCACGGCCACGTGGAATACGTGCTCCTCCACAGCGCCGCGTACGGTCGCTACCTCTCCGCCACGGAGGCGCCGGCCCCGCTAGGCCACCGCGGGCTCCGCGTCGAGCTGCGCGACTACGCACAGCCGGAGGTGCAGGCCATCATGTGGCAGGCTGCCGGGGCCGACTCGGGGAACGACGTCCTGCTCTGGCAATTCACCGGCCGCTGCCTCCGCACCAACGGGAGGTACCTCAGCTGGAACAATGGCGTCAGCGCCGAGGACATCGAGTACACTTACAAGGTCAGCACGATGATGCACTGGGTAGTCGAGCCCATCCCCGCCAGGGAGGGCATGCCTCCCCTTCCACGTTCGACTGGG CTTCCCTTCCTCGGAATACTCGCCGCCCTGTTGCCGTCGCGGCTGATCGTGTACGCGCGGGCGGGCGTCGACGGGACCCGCATCAGCCACGGCGCGTTGGTGTTCAGAGGCAGGTCCGTGGTCCGCCTGAGGAAAAAGCTGGCCCGCCGGCTGGGTGACATCAAGGACGTCTCCAACCTCGTCATGTGCGTCGAAGCTGGTACTTTCGGGCGGATTACTCCACTGGCCGTCGACCTGCCCCGCAGCCTCCGGGACCTCCACATCGTCGTCTTCGCGGCCGGGACGCCAG TTAGGACTTGA
- the LOC123408193 gene encoding transcription elongation factor 1 homolog, whose protein sequence is MAKRKSMSSKMASRKKPAPKLETTFCCPFCNHPDGVACTIDLKLFVASAVCYVCQEAYHTAAHHLTEPVDIYHEWIDACEKANQDVDDVDCYKRQRRVGSGDDDDRHA, encoded by the coding sequence atggcgaAGCGCAAGTCGATGAGCTCCAAGATGGCGTCGCGAAAGAAGCCGGCGCCGAAGCTGGAGACCACCTTCTGCTGCCCCTTCTGCAACCACCCCGACGGCGTCGCATGCACCATCGACCTCAAGCTCTTCGTCGCCAGTGCCGTCTGCTACGTCTGCCAGGAGGCCTACCACACCGCGGCGCACCACCTCACCGAGCCCGTCGACATCTACCACGAGTGGATCGACGCCTGCGAGAAAGCCAACCAAGACGTCGACGACGTGGACTGCTACAAACGACAGCGGCGAGTCGgcagcggcgacgacgacgacagacaTGCCTGA